In the Methylophilus sp. 5 genome, one interval contains:
- the guaB gene encoding IMP dehydrogenase, producing MRLLQQALTFDDVLLVPAHSNVMPREVNLSTKLTKSITLNIPLLSAAMDTVTEARMAIALAQLGGMGIIHKNMTIEMQASRVSRVKRFESGVVIDPVTIHPAMSVREVMDITKQQKISGLPVVQDGKVVGIVTNRDLRFETNLDQAVSNVMTPQDRLVTVPEGASREEIMGLLHKHRLERLLVVGQHYELKGLITVKDIQKSHDHPLACKDEKGRLRVAAAVGVGEGTDERIDALVEAGVDAIVVDTAHGHSQGVLDRVQWAKTKYPKLQVIGGNIATAEAALALVDHGADCVKVGIGPGSICTTRIVAGVGVPQITAISNVAKALEKSGVPFIADGGIRFSGDISKAIAAGAYSVMLGGMFAGTEEAPGEVELFQGRSYKSYRGMGSIGAMQKGSSDRYFQDTANADKLVPEGIEGRVPYKGSVFAVVHQLMGGLRASMGYVGCATVEEMRNKAEFVQITSAGMRESHVHDVQITKEAPNYRVD from the coding sequence ATGCGTTTGTTGCAACAAGCTCTTACCTTTGATGACGTTTTACTCGTTCCAGCCCATTCGAATGTGATGCCTCGTGAGGTTAACCTCAGTACCAAGCTGACCAAAAGCATCACTTTAAACATTCCACTGTTATCCGCTGCGATGGACACCGTCACTGAAGCACGCATGGCCATTGCGTTGGCGCAATTGGGCGGCATGGGCATCATTCACAAAAACATGACGATTGAGATGCAAGCGTCGCGTGTCTCACGCGTAAAACGGTTTGAATCAGGCGTTGTCATTGACCCGGTCACCATCCACCCTGCCATGAGTGTGCGCGAAGTGATGGACATTACCAAACAACAAAAAATCTCCGGTCTGCCAGTGGTGCAAGACGGCAAAGTCGTGGGCATTGTCACTAATCGTGACCTGCGCTTTGAAACCAATCTAGATCAAGCCGTCAGCAACGTGATGACGCCGCAAGACCGTTTAGTCACCGTGCCAGAAGGCGCCAGCCGTGAAGAAATCATGGGATTGTTGCATAAGCACCGCCTGGAGCGTCTGTTAGTCGTTGGCCAGCACTACGAACTCAAAGGCCTGATCACGGTAAAAGATATTCAAAAATCGCACGATCACCCATTGGCCTGTAAAGATGAAAAAGGCCGTTTGCGCGTGGCCGCAGCGGTGGGCGTTGGCGAAGGCACTGACGAACGGATTGATGCGCTGGTTGAAGCTGGCGTAGACGCGATTGTCGTCGACACTGCACATGGCCACTCGCAAGGCGTGCTGGACCGCGTGCAATGGGCAAAAACCAAATATCCAAAATTACAAGTCATTGGCGGCAACATTGCCACCGCAGAAGCTGCACTAGCCTTGGTAGACCATGGCGCTGACTGCGTTAAAGTCGGCATTGGCCCTGGCTCTATCTGTACCACCCGTATCGTCGCGGGTGTTGGCGTGCCGCAAATCACAGCCATTAGCAACGTGGCCAAAGCACTGGAAAAATCCGGCGTGCCATTTATTGCTGACGGCGGCATTCGCTTCTCCGGTGATATTTCTAAAGCCATTGCAGCTGGCGCTTATAGCGTGATGCTCGGTGGCATGTTTGCTGGCACCGAAGAAGCCCCGGGCGAAGTTGAGCTGTTTCAGGGCCGCTCTTACAAATCATACCGCGGCATGGGCTCGATTGGCGCCATGCAAAAAGGCTCGTCTGACCGCTACTTTCAAGACACCGCTAACGCTGACAAACTGGTGCCAGAAGGTATTGAAGGCCGCGTGCCTTACAAAGGCAGCGTGTTTGCCGTGGTGCATCAGTTAATGGGTGGTTTGCGTGCCTCTATGGGCTATGTCGGTTGCGCAACGGTTGAAGAGATGCGCAATAAAGCCGAGTTTGTACAAATCACCAGTGCAGGTATGCGTGAGTCGCACGTGCATGATGTGCAAATTACCAAAGAAGCACCTAACTATCGCGTAGATTAA
- a CDS encoding DUF4124 domain-containing protein, producing MKMMLKLILAGCLLCSMQAGAEIYKWRDEKGVMNYSDVPPQAGPNSTQKIKAATVPNDVPLTRSDAYQHEESTPVNKRGGEAREAAPSTEADALKAMQERMKAQNCAAARSNYRNYAIGGRMQNVNENGQKEYLNDDQIREGLAKAQQEIDENCPVE from the coding sequence ATGAAGATGATGTTGAAACTGATATTGGCAGGATGTCTGCTGTGTAGCATGCAGGCCGGTGCCGAAATCTACAAGTGGCGCGACGAGAAGGGCGTGATGAATTATTCGGACGTGCCGCCACAGGCCGGGCCTAATAGTACGCAAAAAATCAAGGCGGCCACCGTGCCCAATGATGTTCCGCTCACGCGTTCAGATGCCTATCAGCACGAAGAAAGTACGCCAGTGAATAAAAGGGGCGGTGAAGCGCGTGAGGCTGCGCCATCGACGGAGGCTGATGCTTTAAAGGCCATGCAAGAGCGTATGAAAGCACAAAATTGCGCTGCTGCGCGATCTAATTACCGTAACTATGCCATTGGCGGGCGTATGCAAAATGTCAATGAAAACGGCCAAAAAGAGTATTTAAACGACGATCAGATTCGTGAGGGTTTGGCCAAAGCGCAGCAAGAAATTGACGAAAATTGTCCAGTTGAGTAA